In uncultured Methanobacterium sp., a genomic segment contains:
- a CDS encoding flavodoxin family protein, whose amino-acid sequence MEEKNKSLIVLYSYHHYNTEKIAGIFSKILDAEIKWPDEINPEEILEYDLIGFGSGIYSAKHDGSLLELADEISEVNDKKAFIFSTAGISGESKKIKDHSKLREKLESKGYIIVDEFQCKGFNTNSFLKLFGGMNKGRPNAKDLKNAEEFANKLKRT is encoded by the coding sequence ATGGAAGAGAAAAATAAATCATTAATTGTTCTGTATTCATATCATCATTATAATACAGAGAAAATAGCTGGAATCTTCTCTAAAATTCTTGATGCAGAGATAAAATGGCCAGATGAAATAAATCCGGAAGAAATTCTAGAATATGATTTAATAGGTTTTGGATCGGGAATTTATAGTGCCAAACATGATGGATCTCTACTTGAACTTGCCGATGAAATATCAGAAGTGAATGATAAAAAAGCATTTATTTTTTCTACTGCTGGAATCAGTGGGGAATCTAAAAAAATCAAAGATCACTCTAAACTCAGGGAAAAACTAGAATCAAAAGGCTATATAATTGTTGATGAATTTCAGTGTAAAGGATTTAACACCAACAGCTTTCTTAAACTATTTGGCGGGATGAATAAGGGCAGGCCTAATGCAAAAGACCTTAAAAATGCGGAAGAATTTGCTAATAAACTGAAAAGAACATGA
- a CDS encoding NAD(P)-dependent alcohol dehydrogenase: MVDVEKPIPKDNEVLVRIYATTVTAGDCELRRFEMPVWLWLLARVGFGIRGPRKKILGQELSGEIEETGKDVKRFREGDQIFARTGFDLGAYAEYMRFSEKGVLAKKPTNMTYEEAAAVPFGGIEALHFLIKANIQSGEKVLINGASGSIGTVAVQFAKYLGAEVTGVCSTQNLAMVRAIGADHYH; encoded by the coding sequence ATGGTGGATGTAGAAAAACCTATCCCAAAGGACAATGAAGTACTGGTAAGAATATATGCGACCACAGTGACAGCAGGGGACTGTGAACTTCGAAGGTTTGAAATGCCAGTTTGGTTATGGCTTTTGGCGAGAGTAGGGTTTGGTATTAGAGGACCAAGGAAAAAAATATTAGGGCAAGAGTTATCTGGGGAAATAGAAGAGACTGGCAAAGATGTGAAACGATTTAGGGAAGGTGATCAAATTTTTGCACGTACCGGTTTTGATTTAGGTGCCTATGCAGAATATATGCGTTTCTCTGAAAAAGGGGTGCTGGCCAAAAAACCGACCAATATGACTTATGAAGAAGCCGCAGCAGTTCCTTTTGGGGGAATTGAAGCATTGCATTTTTTGATAAAAGCAAATATTCAAAGTGGAGAAAAAGTTCTGATCAATGGTGCATCTGGTAGTATTGGCACGGTAGCAGTGCAGTTTGCCAAATATTTGGGGGCAGAAGTTACTGGTGTGTGCAGCACCCAAAATCTGGCCATGGTGCGCGCCATTGGTGCAGATCATTATCATTGA
- a CDS encoding zinc-binding dehydrogenase, translated as MQIIIIDYTQKDFTKSDETYDVIFDVAGKSPYFSSLKSLNENGRYLLANPGLSQMVRGLWTSLRSNKKVITKTPPGKPEDLIFLKELIEAGKIKVIIDSYYPLEKTSEAHKYVERGHKQGNVVLTVEH; from the coding sequence GTGCAGATCATTATCATTGATTATACTCAAAAAGATTTCACAAAAAGTGATGAAACATATGATGTAATTTTTGACGTGGCTGGAAAGAGTCCTTATTTCAGTAGTTTAAAATCCCTAAATGAAAATGGACGCTATCTTCTAGCTAACCCTGGGCTGTCGCAGATGGTTCGAGGACTATGGACTTCCCTGAGAAGCAACAAGAAAGTAATAACCAAAACACCACCCGGAAAACCTGAAGATTTAATTTTCCTCAAAGAACTTATTGAAGCTGGAAAGATAAAAGTGATAATTGATAGCTATTACCCCTTGGAAAAAACTTCCGAAGCCCACAAATATGTTGAAAGAGGACATAAACAGGGAAATGTGGTCTTAACTGTAGAACATTAA
- the mtxX gene encoding methanogenesis marker protein Mmp4/MtxX, translating to MKIAAGVGENQAIIQAAGKVDFEVVLTESEEELLNLLLTGKVDAAIRGSLSASHLLKMLREKYPEVYRASLLELKGHQVLLAPVGIDEGDTLEQKKKLIEYGAHFLYRLGLNPKIAVISGGRPQDMGRSPQIDKSIMEAEELTRITRDKYEVKHYFALIEDAVADGANMILAPDGICGNLIFRSLVLLGFVKSHGAVALGIDEIFIDTSRSQSEEGYLCALKLAEKLVRRK from the coding sequence ATGAAAATCGCAGCTGGTGTGGGTGAAAATCAGGCTATAATCCAGGCAGCAGGTAAAGTTGACTTTGAAGTTGTTTTAACAGAATCTGAAGAGGAATTGCTGAACTTATTATTAACTGGAAAAGTTGATGCTGCAATTAGGGGGTCCCTAAGTGCATCTCATCTACTTAAAATGCTCAGAGAAAAGTATCCTGAAGTCTACCGTGCATCCCTACTGGAGCTTAAAGGCCACCAAGTGCTCCTGGCTCCGGTGGGCATAGATGAAGGAGACACCCTGGAACAGAAAAAGAAACTGATTGAATACGGGGCTCATTTTCTGTATCGGCTAGGTTTAAATCCTAAAATTGCAGTTATCTCCGGCGGAAGACCCCAGGATATGGGTAGAAGTCCACAGATTGATAAAAGTATCATGGAAGCCGAAGAGTTAACCCGGATCACAAGGGATAAATATGAGGTTAAACATTACTTTGCATTAATAGAAGATGCAGTTGCTGATGGGGCCAACATGATACTGGCACCAGATGGTATCTGTGGGAATCTGATTTTTCGCAGCCTTGTTTTATTGGGTTTTGTTAAAAGCCATGGGGCAGTAGCTCTTGGTATTGATGAAATATTCATTGACACTTCCCGATCCCAGAGTGAAGAAGGATACTTGTGTGCTTTAAAACTGGCAGAAAAACTGGTTAGAAGAAAATAG
- the uppS gene encoding polyprenyl diphosphate synthase: MSALTPLYRIYEWYISRNLRPENMPKHVAIIMDGNRRFSKIQGNLDAIDGHKKGIDTLERVLDWCVDLGIEIVTAYAFSTENFKRPPKEVEGLMQLFKENFEGIARNKKIHDNQVRVKAVGKLELLPEDVREAIRIAEKSTAHYNKRQVNIAIGYDGRMEIVDAIKKIVKEVQEGKITTEDIDEELVNSNLYTAGLEDPNLIIRTSGEERLSGFLLWQSSYSELYFCDSLWPELRKVDFLRALRSYQERERRYGV; this comes from the coding sequence ATGTCAGCATTAACACCACTTTACAGGATTTATGAATGGTACATCTCCCGTAATCTCCGACCAGAGAACATGCCCAAACATGTAGCTATTATTATGGATGGAAATCGTCGTTTTTCCAAAATCCAGGGAAATCTTGATGCTATTGACGGTCACAAGAAAGGGATTGACACTTTAGAACGGGTTCTTGACTGGTGTGTTGATCTGGGTATTGAAATCGTAACTGCCTACGCTTTTTCCACTGAAAACTTCAAAAGACCACCCAAGGAAGTGGAGGGGTTAATGCAACTTTTCAAGGAAAACTTTGAGGGAATAGCCCGTAACAAAAAGATTCACGATAACCAGGTCCGTGTAAAGGCAGTGGGTAAACTGGAACTTTTACCAGAAGATGTCAGGGAAGCGATCCGTATCGCTGAAAAATCAACTGCCCATTACAATAAAAGACAAGTGAACATTGCCATTGGTTACGATGGACGTATGGAGATCGTTGATGCTATAAAAAAGATAGTTAAAGAAGTTCAGGAAGGAAAGATAACCACCGAGGATATTGATGAGGAACTGGTAAACAGTAACCTCTACACTGCTGGTCTGGAAGATCCTAATTTAATAATCAGGACCAGTGGTGAGGAAAGGCTCAGTGGATTCCTCTTATGGCAATCATCGTACTCTGAACTCTATTTCTGCGATAGTTTATGGCCCGAACTCAGGAAAGTTGACTTTTTAAGGGCTTTACGATCTTATCAAGAGAGGGAAAGGCGATACGGGGTTTAG
- a CDS encoding TatD family hydrolase gives MIDSHCHIDFKVYNKNRQEVLGRAQEKLTAIVNSGATLGGNRRTLKLAMEYDNFLYPTLGFHPSNASKSDASVIKQALDEIEVNIDVAVGLGETGLDFNDPGGEDDKNKQIKLFETFLEMSVEYQLPLVIHARDAEEKALEMVKKHPSIPQVIFHCYGGDIQIAHKIIEEGYFISLSTIVCFSEHHQQLAAELPLSQLLTETDSPYLSPFKGQRNEPAFVEETVKTISQVKSIPMDEVASVTDGNARKIFGF, from the coding sequence ATGATTGACAGTCACTGTCACATTGATTTTAAAGTTTACAATAAAAACAGGCAGGAAGTTCTAGGACGTGCACAGGAGAAATTAACCGCCATTGTGAACTCCGGTGCCACACTGGGGGGCAACAGACGAACCCTGAAACTGGCCATGGAATATGATAATTTTTTGTATCCTACACTGGGATTCCATCCATCCAATGCATCTAAATCCGATGCTTCAGTAATAAAACAGGCTTTAGATGAAATTGAGGTTAATATTGATGTTGCGGTAGGTCTGGGTGAAACTGGCCTTGACTTCAATGATCCAGGTGGTGAAGATGATAAAAATAAACAGATAAAACTCTTTGAAACCTTCCTTGAAATGTCAGTGGAGTACCAGTTACCCCTGGTGATACATGCCCGTGACGCCGAGGAAAAAGCACTGGAAATGGTTAAAAAACATCCCTCCATTCCCCAGGTAATATTCCACTGTTACGGTGGAGATATCCAGATTGCCCATAAAATAATTGAAGAGGGATATTTCATTTCTCTTTCAACCATTGTCTGTTTTTCAGAGCATCATCAACAACTGGCTGCTGAACTACCTTTATCCCAGCTCCTCACAGAAACAGACAGTCCCTATCTTTCACCATTCAAAGGACAGCGCAACGAACCTGCTTTTGTTGAAGAAACTGTTAAAACTATTTCCCAGGTTAAATCAATCCCTATGGATGAAGTTGCCAGTGTAACTGATGGTAATGCCCGGAAAATATTCGGATTTTAA
- a CDS encoding carboxymuconolactone decarboxylase family protein — MSEDRYQKGMENLKIMNPDSYKDLEKSLNDVAPDMARYIAEFPYGDIYSRPGLDLKTRELVTVASITTLGNAQPELKSHVHGALNVGCTPTEIIEVIIQMAVYAGFPAAINGLNAAKEVFKERNEKFEK, encoded by the coding sequence ATGAGTGAAGATAGATACCAGAAAGGCATGGAAAATTTAAAAATAATGAACCCAGATTCTTACAAAGATTTAGAAAAAAGTTTAAATGATGTGGCTCCAGATATGGCCCGTTACATCGCTGAATTTCCATATGGAGATATTTATTCAAGACCAGGTTTGGATCTGAAGACCAGGGAACTGGTTACAGTTGCATCAATCACCACCCTTGGAAACGCCCAACCAGAACTTAAAAGCCATGTACATGGTGCTTTAAATGTAGGATGCACTCCTACTGAAATAATTGAAGTCATAATTCAAATGGCAGTTTATGCAGGTTTTCCTGCCGCAATTAACGGCCTAAATGCAGCTAAAGAGGTTTTTAAGGAGAGGAATGAAAAGTTTGAAAAATAA
- a CDS encoding 2,5-diamino-6-(ribosylamino)-4(3H)-pyrimidinone 5'-phosphate reductase produces the protein MKPKVILNAAMTLDGKIATRTGSSEISGQKDLLRVHRLRKEMDAIMVGINTVMEDDPRLTVHKISANLNDNPIRVVVDSKARTPPEYRILNQEAPTIIAVSSEAPQDKIKALEEDGKSEVIICGDKQVDLNCLMDELGNKGIKTLMLEGGSTLNYSMLSEGLVNEVRVCIAPMIAGGTRAKTLVDGDGVDYMKDAFRLKFKKSYNLGEDLIVEYSVL, from the coding sequence ATAAAACCGAAAGTGATACTCAATGCAGCCATGACCTTGGATGGAAAAATCGCCACCAGAACAGGTAGTTCAGAAATTTCGGGTCAAAAAGATCTTTTAAGGGTACACAGACTCCGGAAAGAGATGGATGCAATAATGGTGGGGATAAACACGGTAATGGAAGATGACCCCCGCCTCACAGTCCACAAAATCTCTGCAAACCTCAATGATAACCCGATAAGGGTGGTGGTGGATAGTAAAGCCCGCACACCTCCAGAATACCGGATACTTAATCAGGAAGCTCCTACTATCATTGCAGTTTCCAGTGAAGCACCACAGGATAAAATTAAAGCTCTAGAGGAAGATGGTAAATCAGAAGTGATTATCTGTGGGGATAAACAGGTTGATCTCAATTGTTTAATGGATGAACTGGGAAATAAAGGGATTAAAACATTAATGCTCGAGGGTGGTTCCACTTTAAATTATTCCATGCTCAGTGAAGGTCTGGTAAATGAAGTAAGGGTGTGCATAGCTCCTATGATCGCAGGAGGAACCAGGGCTAAGACTCTGGTAGATGGGGATGGAGTAGATTACATGAAGGATGCCTTCCGTTTGAAGTTTAAAAAGAGTTATAATCTGGGGGAAGACCTCATAGTTGAGTATAGTGTTTTATGA
- a CDS encoding histidinol phosphate phosphatase domain-containing protein, whose translation MGKRIDLHTHSIFSDGELLPSEIARRACVLGHQAVAITDHVDASNLDCVGRVINAVLDIRDNWDIEIVPGAEITHAPSEIIPKLAKKAKELGAEVIVVHGETLVEPVIEGTNWSAVNCPDVDVLAHPGLITHEEARIAKVNDIALEISARRGHSLGNGHVVQVAREVGANLVVDTDTHAPGDLVNCEMAKKIALGAGLPENEIKKVLRDNPLHILEKKGIL comes from the coding sequence ATGGGAAAACGAATCGACTTACACACCCACAGTATATTCAGTGATGGTGAACTCTTACCTTCAGAAATAGCACGGCGAGCCTGTGTTCTAGGACATCAGGCAGTGGCAATCACTGACCACGTGGATGCCTCCAATCTGGACTGTGTTGGCCGCGTGATTAACGCAGTTCTAGATATTAGAGATAACTGGGACATTGAAATTGTTCCTGGAGCAGAAATAACCCATGCACCCTCTGAGATAATCCCTAAACTGGCCAAAAAAGCCAAGGAACTGGGTGCAGAGGTTATTGTAGTGCACGGTGAAACACTGGTGGAACCAGTGATTGAGGGAACCAACTGGAGTGCGGTTAACTGTCCTGATGTGGATGTATTAGCACACCCAGGACTTATAACTCATGAAGAAGCACGTATTGCTAAAGTAAATGACATAGCCTTGGAGATAAGTGCCAGAAGGGGCCACAGCCTGGGTAATGGACACGTAGTTCAGGTAGCCCGGGAAGTAGGTGCCAATCTGGTGGTGGACACAGACACCCACGCACCAGGAGATCTGGTAAACTGTGAAATGGCTAAAAAAATAGCTTTAGGAGCAGGTCTGCCTGAAAATGAAATTAAAAAAGTTTTAAGAGATAATCCACTCCATATACTTGAGAAAAAAGGCATATTATAA
- a CDS encoding pantoate kinase — protein sequence MQSLVFAPSHITGFFEIIDHPNPLIKGSRGAGVVLDQGVLTTVDICEGNGELIIKTNGKTNDHNSPLEGSVTYKTMDLLKNQFSERIEWNNLKITIDHEINVPIESGFGASAGFALGTSIGLSKLLKLPLTFNQAAAVAHNAEVDLKTGLGDVIGSVVGGFPIRIEPGAPGQGKADKLLDGRDKCTNDGEGLYIISKSLGTIETASVLTDPAMASRLSSIARELLQKLLIKPQVTHFMELSLEFAQKTGLIDPEVMEIVDVLKDETLGASMAMLGKTAFAISDNPDSSVEGSMVAKVDHCGCRIV from the coding sequence TTGCAATCGTTAGTCTTTGCCCCCTCTCACATAACTGGTTTTTTTGAGATCATTGACCATCCTAACCCTTTGATTAAGGGATCCCGTGGAGCGGGAGTGGTTCTGGACCAAGGAGTTCTAACCACGGTGGATATATGTGAAGGAAACGGTGAACTCATTATCAAAACCAATGGAAAAACCAATGACCACAACTCTCCACTGGAGGGTTCAGTAACCTATAAAACTATGGATTTGCTTAAAAATCAGTTTTCTGAAAGAATAGAATGGAATAACCTTAAAATTACTATTGATCATGAGATCAACGTGCCCATAGAATCTGGTTTCGGAGCATCTGCTGGATTTGCACTGGGTACATCAATAGGGCTTTCAAAACTCCTTAAACTACCTTTAACCTTTAACCAGGCTGCAGCGGTTGCTCATAATGCAGAAGTAGACCTTAAAACAGGTCTGGGTGATGTTATTGGATCAGTGGTTGGGGGGTTCCCCATTAGAATTGAACCCGGTGCCCCAGGACAGGGGAAGGCAGATAAACTTCTCGATGGTCGGGATAAATGTACTAATGATGGGGAAGGCCTTTATATAATATCAAAAAGTTTAGGAACCATTGAAACCGCATCTGTACTGACTGATCCTGCTATGGCAAGTAGGTTGAGTAGCATAGCCCGAGAATTACTTCAAAAATTACTCATCAAACCTCAAGTTACACATTTCATGGAATTGTCCCTGGAATTTGCCCAAAAAACAGGCCTAATTGATCCAGAGGTGATGGAGATTGTGGATGTCCTGAAAGATGAGACTCTGGGCGCATCCATGGCCATGCTTGGAAAAACAGCATTTGCAATATCTGATAATCCTGATTCCAGTGTAGAAGGATCAATGGTTGCTAAGGTTGACCACTGTGGTTGTAGGATTGTTTAA
- a CDS encoding MarR family transcriptional regulator yields MKVFKKKGELTKFQILAEIAKGQPHLRQKDIADQLGITVQAVSENLKSLVDEGWVETGSGQARYKITKRGIEKVKTGANDLRKYADQVIDTMNTYKSVWPAIARENLKEGEAVWLKMDEGTLYAGKEKTSAHAEVLHDAKKGEDVALVSLGGTIELEPGFVVIIKLPTINQGGSRVCDIEHVQEILGKYENRIQRVGIMGTVSRSMVDKLEIKPDFEFATPQAAVAAANRGLNVLIFAVGKMTRTLTNRMDAEGINYIIEDILT; encoded by the coding sequence ATGAAAGTTTTCAAGAAAAAGGGTGAACTTACTAAGTTTCAGATCCTGGCAGAGATTGCCAAAGGCCAACCCCATCTACGTCAAAAGGATATTGCCGACCAGTTGGGCATCACTGTTCAAGCGGTTTCAGAGAATTTGAAGAGTTTAGTGGATGAAGGATGGGTTGAAACAGGTAGTGGCCAGGCACGTTACAAGATCACCAAACGTGGGATTGAAAAGGTGAAAACTGGTGCTAATGATCTCCGTAAATATGCAGATCAGGTCATAGATACCATGAACACCTACAAATCTGTGTGGCCAGCCATTGCTCGTGAAAACCTGAAAGAAGGGGAAGCAGTGTGGCTTAAAATGGATGAAGGGACACTGTATGCAGGTAAGGAAAAAACTTCTGCCCATGCTGAAGTACTTCATGATGCTAAAAAGGGTGAAGATGTAGCTCTGGTCAGTTTAGGTGGGACAATCGAACTTGAACCAGGATTTGTAGTTATTATCAAACTCCCTACCATTAACCAGGGTGGTAGCCGTGTCTGTGATATTGAACATGTTCAGGAGATTCTGGGAAAATATGAAAATCGTATCCAGAGGGTGGGTATCATGGGAACTGTCTCCAGATCCATGGTAGATAAACTGGAAATCAAACCAGATTTTGAATTTGCCACTCCCCAAGCAGCTGTTGCTGCTGCCAATCGCGGGTTAAACGTTTTGATATTTGCAGTGGGTAAAATGACCAGGACATTAACCAATAGAATGGATGCGGAAGGTATCAACTACATTATTGAAGATATTTTAACTTAA